One window of the Podospora pseudocomata strain CBS 415.72m chromosome 7, whole genome shotgun sequence genome contains the following:
- a CDS encoding hypothetical protein (COG:E; EggNog:ENOG503NU8P) translates to MGQMIPDLAATSRASTTKIKPNGIPNGINTAGKKCQHDPTFTQKVIAATGPNANPRLAQIFPSLVRHLHDFAREVNLTVGEWSTAVDFVWLPRLPNPTLSLTPPPPPPQLNDCGKMSSDRRNETQLLCDILGLESLVDEITSKQLATSTTQTPSAILGPFYRSDAPFLPNGTSIVQGLSPSVSWYEKALEDSAFLSGKVLSTDGKPIENAVVDVWHTAPNGLYEQQDSDQPEMNFRGRFRTDQQGRYALYALRPVPYPIPDDGPAGRLLGLLDRHPNRPGHIHFIVSAEGHRALTTQLYDSRDRWVDDDAVFAVKDELVVRFEPREGDPGARWELGYDFILGRC, encoded by the coding sequence atgggGCAAATGATTCCAgacctcgccgccaccagcagGGCATCGaccaccaagatcaagccAAACGGTATCCCCAACGGCATAAACACCGCCGGCAAGAAGTGCCAACACGACCCAACCTTCACCCAAAAGgtcatcgccgccaccggccccaacgccaaccccAGACTCGCCCAGATATTCCCAAGTCTAGTCCGCCACCTCCACGACTTTGCCCGCGAAGTCAATCTCACAGTAGGAGAATGGAGCACCGCCGTCGACTTTGTATGGTTACCCCGcctccccaatcccacccTTTCATTaacaccgccaccaccaccaccacagctgAACGACTGCGGCAAAATGTCCTCCGACCGCCGCAACGAAACCCAACTCCTCTGCGACATCCTCGGCCTAGAATCCCTCGTCGACGAGATCACCAGCAAACAGCTcgccacatccaccacccaaaccccctccgccatcctcggCCCCTTCTACCGCAGCGacgcccccttcctcccaaacGGCACCTCCATCGTCCAGGGCCTTTCCCCTTCGGTTTCGTGGTACGAGAAAGCCCTAGAGGACTCGGCCTTTTTATCCGGCAAGGTCCTCTCCACAGACGGCAAGCCGATCGAAAACGCCGTCGTAGACGTCTGGCACACTGCGCCGAACGGGCTGTACGAACAGCAGGATTCTGACCAGCCAGAGATGAATTTCCGCGGGAGGTTCAGGACTGACCAGCAGGGGAGGTACGCGCTGTACGCGCTGAGACCGGTGCCGTATCCCATCCCGGACGACGGGCCGGCCGGGAGGTTGCTCGGGTTGTTGGATCGGCACCCGAACCGGCCGGGACATATCCATTTCATTGTTAGCGCCGAGGGGCATAGGGCTTTGACGACGCAGTTGTATGACAGCCGGGATCggtgggtggatgatgatgctgtttTTGCTGTCAAGGATGAGTTGGTTGTCAGGTTTGagccgagggagggggatccGGGAGCGAGGTGGGAGTTGGGGTATGATTTTATtctggggaggtgttga
- the CEM1 gene encoding Mitochondrial beta-keto-acyl synthase (COG:H; EggNog:ENOG503NXCS), with protein sequence MRRVVVTGLGAITPLGAGIQSTWRRLLASESGLVSLAHRSLQDLKWNGLPSTVAGIVPVPPADGSHSRFKTDELWRADYYFKASEQRRMSTFAQYAVAATDMALKDAGWKPTRQEELDATGVCLGSGIGNLHDMYETSVDFERDGYKKVLPWFVPKILINLAAGHIAMQYGFRGPNHAATTACTTGAHSIGDASRFIAFGDADVMVAGGAESCIHPLTFAGFGRSKSLSRAFNDDPRASSRPFDAERDGFVVGEGAAVLVLEELEHAKARGANVLAEIRGYGCSGDAHHVTAPRGDGSGALAAMKKALKNAGLKPEEVDYINAHATGTPTGDVAEAAAIRSLMMGEQGMENESQVTVSSTKGAIGHLLGAAGSIEAVFSILAIRDNVVPPTLNLKRPDVGPQFNFVPHEAQQKKVKVAVSNSFGFGGTNASLVFSQLD encoded by the exons ATGCGCCGTGTTGTAGTAACAGGCCTGGGTGCTATCACCCCTCTCGGCGCCGGTATCCAGTCAACCTGGCGGCGTTTGCTGGCTTCCGAGTCGGGACTCGTCAGTCTCGCCCACCGTTCCCTTCAAGACCTAAAATGGAACGGGCTTCCAAGCACAGTGGCCGGCATTGTCCCAGTGCCGCCTGCTGACGGAAGCCACAGCAGGTTCAAGACAGATGAACTATGGCGGGCAGATTATTACTTCAAGGCTTCGGAGCAGAGGCGAATGTCGACTTTTGCGCAGtatgctgttgctgcgacAGACATGGCCCTCAAGGACGCGGGGTGGAAGCCAACAAGACAGGAAGAGCTTGATGCCACTGGTGTTTGTCTGGGAAGTGGGATAGGAAACCTGCACGATATGTATGAGACGAGTGTTGACTTTGAGAGAGAT GGCTACAAAAAGGTGTTGCCATGGTTCGTCCCCAAGATTTTGATCAATCTAGCAGCCGGTCATATCGCCATGCAGTATGGATTTCGCGGACCAAATCATGCAGCCACCACAGCATGTACCACAGGCGCACATTCCATTGGAGATGCATCCAGATTCATCGCCTTTGGTGACGCTGATGTTatggttgctggtggtgccgaATCATGTATCCACCCACTGACCTTTGCCGGCTTCGGGAGGTCGAAATCACTGTCTCGGGCATTTAACGACGATCCTAGAGCAAGCTCTCGGCCGTTTGATGCGGAGCGTGACGGCTTcgtggtgggtgagggggcaGCTGTTCTTGTGCTTGAAGAACTCGAGCATGCCAAAGCCAGAGGGGCCAACGTTCTGGCTGAGATTAGGGGATATGGATGCAGCGGAGATGCTCACCATGTGACAGCGCCGAGGGGAGATGGATCAGGAGCTCTGGCAGCTATGAAGAAGGCTCTGAAAAATGCTGGACTGAAGCCAGAGGAGGTGGACTACATCAATGCTCACGCCACCGGAACACCAACTGGCGATGtcgccgaggctgccgccaTCCGgtccttgatgatgggtgaACAAGGTATGGAGAACGAGAGCCAAGTTACTGTGAGCAGCACCAAGGGGGCGATTGGACATTTGCTTGGAGCGGCTGGCTCGATCGAAGCTGTCTTTTCCATTCTTGCCATTCGAGAC AACGTCGTCCCGCCCACACTGAACCTGAAGAGACCAGATGTTGGACCACAGTTCAACTTTGTGCCCCACGAAgcgcagcagaagaaggtcaaggtGGCCGTGTCAAACAGCTTCGGCTTCGGAGGAACCAATGCCTCGCTGGTATTCTCCCAGCTGGACTAA
- a CDS encoding hypothetical protein (COG:H; EggNog:ENOG503P56D), giving the protein MRELTLILASTPKMGIGLSGTLPWPSLKKEMAYFARVTKRSPSPSVQNVVIMGRKTWDSIPAKFRPLPDRLNIVVSRSIGGVEKREDKSLWAGSLEKALQWVGEDGKGEAGRVFVIGGAEIYKAALGLRETRRILLTRVEREWECDAVFPLELKEGGEWQRVEQQKMDEWVGEEVPRGRQVEKEGTDDETGYEFEMWERVD; this is encoded by the coding sequence ATGAGAGAACTAACCCTCATCCTagcctccacccccaaaatgGGCATCGGCCTCTCCGGCACCCTCCCCTGGCCCTCCCTCAAGAAAGAAATGGCCTACTTTGCCCGCGTCACCAAAcgctccccttcccccagtGTTCAGAACGTCGTCATCATGGGACGCAAGACATGGGACTCCATCCCGGCAAAGTTCCGCCCTCTGCCAGACAGGTTAAATATTGTTGTCAGTCGCTCCATCGGGGGGGTTGAAAAACGGGAAGACAAATCACTCTGGGCTGGATCTCTGGAAAAGGCGCTGcagtgggttggggaggacgggaagggggaagcggggagggtgtttgTTATCGGTGGGGCGGAGATCTATAAAGCTGCGCTCGGGTTGAGAGAGACGAGGCGGATTTTGTTGAcaagggtggagagggagtgggagtgtgATGCTGTTTTCCCGTTGGAACtcaaggagggaggggaatggCAGAGGGTGGAACAGCAAAAAATGGATgagtgggttggggaggaggtgcccAGAGGACGACaggtggaaaaggaggggacAGACGACGAGACGGGGTATGAGTTTGagatgtgggagagggttgatTAG
- a CDS encoding hypothetical protein (EggNog:ENOG503NVW8; COG:E), whose protein sequence is MTRPKVPDDKRQRTAQACDSCKRRKQKCNGVKPCQTCLRRKLTCSYTPNNASDYGPGESAGSPMKRRHIETSPPSISATLEKANNSSPQAREAMQSWDEARAAQPSQASIGGSALSSPTAPLPPPLAGRGHVKKVSIHGTKKLPSRSNTGNTSGYAEETNIYTETRMLQDQSRRLLYIGDASTLSILQLIRIIVESTSGTEMGSPFIDDPKRHRIQETIIDFPENTRVPTLLPDQETTHVLIASYFTNTCGIVEVFDRKQFMQSVEACYRDPPSANNYFLCHLFLVLALGLLFAAPTPGSREEHVINKQLSARPDRAELYFRSARTMCDPGAGFEDADFWSVQALSLMTLYMLTIPKRNTAYAYLGMAVRSAYALGLHREETLRDVIFTPGEMKVRRNLWKTLFILDRFLAATLGRPTAISGHDCSMNIFSDDDAVNSMEITGEFDPVHAKSLHACVETCRIIGDTLRVFSSRKISTTKVQEIINDMSIDWEDDLQAALQRRLSNAGPARSPAHGMASLHVNLLALHSLILLTRQLFVMHNWMLVEQRSGKKKPSPIHESPMARFSEACVLASYQTIQLVQQAREEQQLPRRNPFVIYFVFAASLVILMNQFSCLYYTNAYDKTIRDAVDFMEYCTKLDPQAERVLDIITRFAKVVDKWTKKNKYDAPPLSEDLSFLYSHPSSPQPEPANTLSGGPVVASPLQETTTHPDPSHPSYPPQHHRFSDPGLLTPPQITSSKMPLSDILAPTTQQDTRMNGMSPLLPQQQQQQQQPPPPQQQTQNDSPGYNREIEFDFDNLWNNWLNLPQPAIVPPTPTAGISPFTGPPQFSPVAAAAQPEPFPGAYTTTPVVVHLSPPGVPVSVVAGGQPAIGHAGMGHHHHQHHHHGNNIPLYHSSSTFG, encoded by the exons atgACGCGACCCAAGGTTCCCGACGACAAGCGCCAGCGTACTGCTCAGGCTTGTGACTCTTGCAAACGCCGGAAGCAAAAG TGCAATGGCGTGAAACCTTGCCAGACCTGCCTCAGAAGAAAACTCACCTGCTCGTACACGCCCAACAACGCTTCGGATTATGGACCGGGTGAGTCTGCTGGGTCACCGATGAAGCGGCGACACATTGAGACGTCGcctccctccatctccgccaCACTCGAGAAGGCCAACAACAGCTCACCCCAGGCCCGCGAGGCGATGCAGTCTTGGGATGAGGCGCGGGCCGCCCAGCCAAGCCAGGCCTCGATAGGCGGATCAGCACTATCTTCGCCGACAGCACCGTTACCGCCGCCTCTAGCAGGCCGAGGGCATGTGAAGAAGGTCTCGATTCACGGGACGAAGAAGCTGCCAAGCCGCAGCAACACGGGCAACACCAGCGGCTACGCTGAGGAGACCAACATATACACCGAGACGAGAATGTTGCAAGACCAGTCAAGACGGCTTC TCTACATTGGAGATGCCTCGACACTGTCCATCCTGCAGCTGATCCGGATTATTGTCGAAAGCACATCGGGGACAGAGATGGGGTCTCCTTTTATCGACGATCCTAAGAGGCATCGCATTCAGGAAACCATCATTGACTTTCCTGAGAACACACGGGTACCGACCCTGTTGCCGGACCAGGAAACAACCCATGTTCTCATAGCTTCCTATTTTACAAAT ACCTGCGGGATCGTGGAGGTGTTTGACAGAAAACAGTTTATGCAGTCGGTGGAGGCTTGCTATCGGGACCCACCATCGGCCAACAACTACTTCTTGTGTCACCTCTTCTTGGTGCTGGCTCTTGGTCTCCTCTTTGCTGCGCCTACCCCAGGTAGCCGGGAAGAGCatgtcatcaacaagcaGCTCTCTGCAAGGCCAGACAGGGCAGAGTTGTACTTTAGGAGCGCTCGAACGATGTGTGATCCCGGTGCTGGGTTTGAGGACGCTGACTTTTGGTCGGTTCAGGCGCTGTCGTTGATGACGCTCTACATGTTGACTATCCCCAAGAGGAACACGGCGTATGCTTATCTCGGGATGGCTGTTCGGTCAGCGTATGCTTTGGGCCTGCATAGAGAGGAGACGTTGAGGGATGTCATCTTTACGCCGGGAGAGATGAAAGTCAGGCGGAACTTGTGGAAGACACTGTTCATCTTGGATCGATTCTTGGCGGCAACCTTGGGGAGACCCACCGCCATCTCGGGCCACGACTGCTCGATGAATATCTTctcggatgatgatgccgtcAACTCTATGGAGATCACTGGGGAGTTTGACCCGGTTCACGCCAAGAGCTTGCATGCTTGTGTCGAGACCTGTCGGATTATTGGCGACACGTTGAGGGTCTTTTCTTCGCGCAAGATTTCCACCACAAAGGTGCAGGAGATCATCAACGACATGTCTATAGACTGGGAAGATGATTTACAAGCTGCCCTGCAACGCCGTCTATCAAACGCCGGTCCTGCTCGAAGCCCGGcgcatggcatggcatccTTACATGTCAACCTTCTGGCACTCCATTCATTGATCCTTCTTACCAGGCAGCTCTTTGTTATGCACAACTGGATGCTTGTCGAGCAGCGGTctgggaagaagaagccctcaCCAATTCACGAGTCGCCCATGGCGAGGTTCTCAGAGGCCTGCGTCCTGGCTTCCTACCAAACGATTCAGCTTGTCCAGCAAGCTCGAGAGGAACAACAGCTCCCTCGAAGGAACCCTTTTGTCAT ATACTTTGTCTTCGCCGCCAGCCTCGTCATCCTGATGAACCAATTCTCGTGCCTCTACTACACAAACGCCTACGACAAAACCATCCGCGACGCAGTCGATTTCATGGAATACTGCACCAAACTCGACCCCCAAGCCGAGCGTgtcctcgacatcatcacccgcTTCGCAAAAGTAGTAGACAAAtggacaaaaaaaaacaaataCGACGCCCCCCCCTTATCGGAAgacctctccttcctctacAGCCACCCGTCCAGTCCCCAACCCGAGCCTGCCAATACCCTGTCTGGAGGACCAGTAGTGGCAAGTCCCCTCCaggaaaccaccacccaccccgacccatcccatcccagttatcccccccaacaccaccgcttcAGCGACCCGGGCCTGTTGACTCCCCCCCAAataacctcctccaaaatgCCCCTGTCTGACATCCTCGCCCCCACAACCCAACAGGACACCCGCATGAACGGCATgtcacccctcctcccacaacaacaacaacaacaacaacaaccgccaccaccccaacaacaaacccaaaACGACTCCCCTGGTTATAACAGAGAGATCGAATTCGACTTTGACAACCTCTGGAACAACTGGCTCAATCTCCCCCAACCAGCCATCgtccctcccactcccacggCGGGCATATCACCCTTCACCGGGCCACCGCAGTTCTCCCCCGTTGCGGCGGCAGCCCAGCCGGAGCCTTTTCCCGGTGCGTACACCACCACTCCTGTTGTTGTTCATCTCTCTCCCCCTGGGGTTCCCGTCTCGGTTGTCGCTGGGGGACAACCAGCGATCGGGCATGCGGGGATGgggcaccatcatcatcagcaccatcatcatgggaATAACATACCCTTGTATCACTCCTCGAGTACATTTGGCTGA
- the cbp3 gene encoding Serine carboxypeptidase 3 (EggNog:ENOG503P27E; COG:C), whose protein sequence is MTLSLEAPISLPPQQTPRNTIMATPSCCRASLSRRPISILGQIHPTSTQTSRILSSQCARAAVPSPASPCSSTTKRPLHTTPKPQISLAEILKKTGIAQTTGRSYMIYQATEQLHKACAAQAEYTIDPEDRKASKLKHTPDGEEIGRSGGGGGEGGSAKGSVWHEEMGLLPTFSTWSQVTMLHMYLLVVRFRDMPKIQQTTFQDGLVNHFFYEAEAKMDLVHNLTSRVIRQKYLKDLFVQWRGLVLAYDEALAKDSDAVLAGAVWRNLYKADENVDVRRLAAAVGYMRRGMADLAHKGEEDLVMKGKRVFDEWGGVKAELRGVDVPSSQVKGLMDAEGLSSSEPAVKEGVKGSRFGS, encoded by the exons ATGACGTTGAGCTTGGAAGCTCCCATATCCCTCCCTCCGCAACAAACCCCCAGAAACACAATAATGGCGACCCCAAGTTGCTGTCGCGCCAGCTTGTCAAGGCGACCAATCTCGATACTAGGTCAAATACACCCAACATCTACCCAAACAAGCAGAATTCTCTCTTCACAATGCGCCCGCGCAGCAGtcccctccccagcatcaccatgtagcagcaccaccaaaagacccctccacaccacccccaaaccccaaatctccctcgccgaGATCCTCAAAAAAACCGGCATAGCCCAGACCACGGGCAGGTCCTACATGATCTACCAAGCCACCGAGCAGCTCCACAAAGCCTGCGCCGCCCAGGCAGAGTACACCATCGACCCCGAAGACAGGAAGGCGTCCAAGCTGAAGCACACTCCCgacggggaggagattgggaggagcgggggcggtggtggggagggaggttctGCCAAGGGGAGTGTCTGGCATGAGG AAATGGGACTACTACCAACATTCAGTACATGGTCCCAGGTCACCATGCTACACATGtacctcctcgtcgtccgcTTCCGCGACATGCCCAAGATCCAACAAACGACCTTTCAGGACGGGCTTGTAAACCATTTCTTTTATGAGGCGGAGGCAAAGATGGATCTGGTGCATAATCTCACGTCGAGGGTGATTAGGCAGAAGTATCTGAAGGATTTGTTTGTGcagtggagggggttggtgctggcgTATGATGAGGCCTTGGCCAAGGATAGCGATGCTGTTTTGGCCGGGGCGGTTTGGAGGAATTTGTACAAGGCTGACGAAAATGTGGAcgtgaggaggttggcggcggcggtgggatatatgaggagggggatggcggaTTTGGCGCataagggggaggaggatttggtgatgaaggggaagagggtgtttgatgagtgGGGGGGTGTGAAGGCCgagttgaggggggtggacgTGCCGAGTTCGCAGGTGAAGGGGCTGATGGATGCGGAGGGGTTGAGCAGTAGTGAGCCGGCTGTGAAGGAAGGGGTGAAGGGGTCGAGGTTTGGTTCTtga
- a CDS encoding hypothetical protein (COG:T; EggNog:ENOG503NUA6), translated as MADQSSSKPSAAVPEQRLLADEPDSDHDITPKATPGPSQSREPPEQSSPRSPVARLKESLNKARPALFGDHLTNPFEYDDDDNTSEKELLLDPNLPANYEDRHRPLPRHPPSSVRSHKRPSHDDGDAADALELDSLNSQDPLETSDHEEEVENSPYPEVRAAVSPYDDPTLPCNTIRAWTIGLSLIFLGASMNTLFSLRSPSISLGALIAQVIAWPLGHGWARFVPDYHVKIPFVKQKLRLNPGGFNIKEHAIIVVMASVSFGVAYATDIILAQKVFYKQDFGLMWQLLLTISTQSLGYGIAGMMRRFLVYPAGMIWPGNLVSVTLMNAMYEEEETKGGEGDGTVHGGKGVGVGGSMPRYRWFSVVTAVACVYYFVPGFLAQFLSSFAFVTWTAPENAVVNQLFGYSTGLSLLPITFDWTQISGFVGSPLIPPWHAIANTMIGVLTFFVFLAATLHYSGAWYSWYLPMSDSNTYDNTGKQYDVSRVLSPDYRLDEEAYKNYSPLFLSTTFALSYGLSFAAITSLIVYTYLHHGKTIWRQYKSSTTEKADIHMKLMRRYKEAPTWWYTSLFGLMLGLGFLTVLAWPTNMTWWAFLLAVFISFVFSLPIGIIQAVTNNQIGLNVLTEFVYGYIQPGRPLGLMIFKTFGYITMSQALTFVSDLKFGHYMKIPPRTMFMAQVVATTFSCFVQVFTLNYALNYIPGVCTPTQPEHFSCPGGKVFFSASVIWGLIGPARIFSPGQIYSSLFLFFILGAVTPVVIYLLARRRPKSWLRFLMAPLIFGGAGSIPPATPLNYLSWGIVGFVFQYWIKKKHFGWWSRLNFLTSSGLDLGLALATLVIFFVFTLNEIDPPKWWGNEVVTGTVDYKGTAVQMRVGAGESFGPTTW; from the exons ATGGCCGATCAATCTTCTTCAAAACCATCCGCCGCTGTCCCTGAACAACGTCTCCTCGCAGACGAACCAGATTCGGACCATGATATCACCCCCAAAGCAACACCGGGTCCTTCCCAGAGCCGTGAACCCCCAGAACAATCCTCTCCCCGGAGCCCGGTAGCTCGCCTCAAGGAATCCCTCAACAAAGCTCGCCCCGCGCTCTTCGGCGACCACCTCACAAACCCCTTCGAGtacgatgatgatgacaataCCTCGGAGAAAGAGCTGTTGCTAGACCCCAACCTGCCCGCCAATTACGAAGACCGTCACCGGCCTTTGCCCCGgcacccaccatcatctgtCCGCTCTCACAAACGCCCTTCCCACGATGACGGGGACGCAGCCGACGCCTTGGAGCTCGACTCACTCAACTCTCAAGACCCATTAGAGACGTCCGACcacgaagaagaagtcgagaATTCGCCCTACCCCGAGGTCCGCGCTGCTGTCTCACCATACGATGACCCAACGCTACCATGCAACACCATCCGTGCCTGGACCATTGGCCTCTCGCTCATCTTTCTCGGCGCAAGCATGAACaccctcttttctcttcgCTCACCATCCATCTCGTTGGGTGCCCTCATCGCCCAGGTCATTGCGTGGCCGCTGGGTCACGGCTGGGCAAGATTTGTCCCGGACTATCATGTCAAGATCCCGTTTGTCAAGCAGAAACTCCGTCTCAACCCCGGCGGGTTCAACATCAAAGAACACGCCATCATTGTCGTCATGGCGAGTGTTTCTTTTGGTGTTGCCTACGCCACTGATATTATTCTCGCTCAAAAGGTGTTTTACAAGCAGGATTTTGGGCTGATGTGGCAGCTCCTCTTGACCATCTCAACCCAGAGCCTGGGGTATGGGATCGCGGGAATGATGAGACGGTTTTTGGTCTATCCAGCCGGCATGATCTGGCCTGGGAACTTGGTTAGTGTTACGCTTATGAATGCCATGtacgaggaagaggaaacgaaagggggagagggagatgggacGGTGCATGGCgggaaaggggtgggtgTAGGGGGGAGTATGCCTAGGTATAGGTGGTTTTCGGTCGTGACGGCGGTGGCATGCGTGTATTATTTTGTGCCAGGGTTTTTGGCGCAGTTTCTGAGCAGCTTTGCGTTTGTTACTTGGACGGCGCCCGAGAATGCGGTAGTGAATCAGTTGTTTGGGTACAGTACTGGGCTGAGTCTGTTGCCCATTACGTTTGACTGGACGCAGATTAGTGGGTTTGTCGGGAGTCCTTTGATTCCGCCTTG GCACGCGATAGCAAACACCATGATCGGTGTGCTGACGTTCTTTGTGTTCCTGGCAGCGACGCTGCACTATAGCGGGGCGTGGTACTCGTGGTACTTGCCAATGAGCGACTCGAATACGTATGACAACACGGGGAAGCAGTATGATGTTTCGAGGGTGCTGTCGCCAGACTAtaggttggatgaggaggcgtaTAAGAATTATTCGCCTCTGTTTTTGAGCACCACGTTTGCGCTGTCATATGGGTTGTCGTTTGCGGCGATCACGAGCTTGATTGTGTATACGTATTTGCACCATGGGAAGACGATTTGGAGGCAGTATAAGAGCAGTACGACGGAGAAGGCGGATATTCATATGAAGCTGATGAGGAGGTATAAGGAGGCGCCGACGTGGTGGTATACGAGTCTGTTTGGGCTG ATGCTTGGACTCGGCTTCTTGACCGTGTTGGCATGGCCGACGAACATGACTTGGTGGGCGTTCTTGTTGGCGGTCTTCATCTCCTTCGTCTTCTCGTTACCAATCGGTATCATCCAGGCTGTGACAAACAACCAGATTGGCCTGAATGTTCTGACGGAGTTTGTCTATGGGTATATCCAGCCTGGACGGCCATTGGGTCTCATGAT CTTCAAAACCTTTGGCTACATCACCATGTCCCAAGCCCTCACCTTCGTCTCCGACCTCAAATTCGGCCACTACATGAAGATCCCACCCCGCACCATGTTCATGGCCCAAGTCGTagccaccaccttctcctgcttcgtcCAAGTCTTCACCCTTAACTACGCCCTCAACTACATACCCGGTGTCTGCACCCCCACCCAACCAGAACACTTCAGTTGTCCCGGAGGAaaagtcttcttctccgcctcagTCATCTGGGGTCTCATCGGCCCGGCCAGGATCTTCTCCCCCGGACAAATCtactcctccctcttcctcttcttcatcctcggcgccgtCACACCAGTGGTGATTTATCTCCTCGCCCGACGACGCCCAAAGTCATGGTTACGCTTCCTCATGGCACCACTTATCTTTGGAGGAGCCGGCTCGATCCCACCGGCTACGCCATTGAACTATCTAAGCTGGGGGATTGTAGGGTTTGTGTTCCAGTATtggatcaagaagaagcattttggttggtggtcgaggttgaaTTTCTTGACGTCTAGTGGGTTGGACTTGGGGCTGGCGCTGGCAACGCTGGTGATCTTCTTTGTGTTTACGCTGAATGAGATTGATCCGCCGAAGTGGTGGGGGAACGAGGTTGTCACGGGCACGGTGGATTATAAGGGGACGGCGGTGCAGATGAGggttggggcgggggagagTTTTGGGCCTACGACGTGGTAG
- a CDS encoding hypothetical protein (EggNog:ENOG503P6HT), whose protein sequence is MASFSRGLPAQWHFFTLRQTQLPSCKCTPPPLQTRFFTTSLRLLKKAPKPKVPTPPAPRPSLLVKPTQSVPKPSISPLLASTRAPPSSYANIIAQKPRTLLYESPSHLWFRTGCFASGMFCISYSVYHYWTIQLHPPEGLAWWIPHAYGVICLAMAAMATYFIMGTGRIIKTITAVSSSSSSLVKAAAKPSGQGPLYIEVTTQRMFPFLKPKKKLYMPHEIELPFRMSSMFEYNKRIGVAVEEPLSVAEQVRKQRAAIEAAKKEREYTMNHLLTAPFRDAKKAFKGVWPGIVRSFSREGFTKIVVGGVTYKLDTTGGWALDDGRAMDRLLPIRPNSVNP, encoded by the coding sequence atggcctccttctcccgaGGCCTGCCGGCTCAATGGCACTTCTTCACCCTCCGCCAAACCCAACTCCCATCCTGCAAatgcacaccaccacccctccaaacccgcttcttcaccacctccctccgcctcctgAAGAAAGCCCCTAAACCAAAAGTCCCTACACCGCCAGCCCCCAGACCCTCCCTCCTAGTAAAACCAACCCAATCAGTCCCCAAgccctccatctcccccctcctcgcctcaaCCCGcgcccctccctcctcctacgccaacatcatcgcccAGAAACCCCGGACCCTCCTCTACGaatccccttcccacctctGGTTCCGCACCGGCTGCTTCGCCTCGGGCATGTTCTGCATCTCCTACTCCGTCTACCACTACTGGACCATCCAGCTCCACCCCCCTGAAGGCCTGGCATGGTGGATCCCCCACGCCTACGGCGTCATTTGCCtcgccatggccgccatggCAACCTACTTCATCATGGGCACCGGCCGCATCATCaagaccatcaccgccgtctcctcctcctcctcctccctcgtcaaAGCAGCCGCCAAACCCTCCGGTCAGGGTCCCCTGTACATCGAAGTAACCACCCAAAGGATGTTCCCCTTTCTgaagccaaagaagaagctctACATGCCTCACGAGATTGAGCTGCCCTTCAGGATGAGCAGCATGTTTGAGTACAACAAGCGGATCGGCGTTGCGGTCGAGGAGCCGTTGAGCGTGGCTGAGCAGGTCAGGAAGCAGAGGGCCGCGAttgaggcggccaagaaggagagggagtaCACCATGAACCATCTCCTCACCGCTCCGTTCAGGGACGCCAAGAAGGCTTTCAAGGGGGTGTGGCCGGGCATTGTGAGGTCGTTCAGCAGGGAGGGCTTCACCAAGAtcgtggttggtggggtgACGTACAAGTTGGACACGACGGGTGGGTGGGCGTTGGATGACGGGAGGGCGATGGATAGGTTGTTGCCTATTAGGCCGAATTCCGTGAATCCATAA